From the genome of Mucilaginibacter paludis DSM 18603:
AATGCCAAAAGTTTGCAAAGCTCCTATTCCAAATAAGGGTGGATAGCCCTCCGGTTGGTAAAATTTAATTCCATCATCGCTACAAAGCAGGCGCAAATGGGATAGTGTAGTTAAATAATCCACACCCCGGTATCTTATCACGCGCGGATCAGTAGTAACAACGTCTGGGTCATCCAAAGCTATCTCCATAATTTCGGTGGTGCCGGTTTCGGTCAAAACGGGGAACGAGATCACAGCATCACTTTGTTCGGGCCTCTCCGCCACGCGTACCAGTAGCCACGTTTTATTCTCAAATTGAAACACACCTGGATTTAACAGGCAGGCAATGTGTAAGCCATCCATGCTGGGCTTTAAATCCGAGGGCGATAATATCGGATTTTCCGGAAAACGACGGGCTATATCTTTCATGTTTCATTTCAGGTTGATGTCATTTCTAAACACTACGGTTTTGAAATAGGTTTTAATTTAAAAAGATAAATCGAAAGCTATAGGCAAGTGAATAGCATTCGCACAGCGTGTAAAATATACGCTGTTACTTCGGGCTCCTGACTTTTCACTTCCGGAATGATCCACAATCAGCTACAGTGTACCCTTCTTGGTAGCATCTTTTTCATCGTCGGTTTTTTGCATCCATTGCTCAAAAACCCTGATGGCATCGCTTGCGCCAATTCGTTTAAACTGAACCTTCCGGCCTGTTAAGGGTTTAGCCAGTTCTTCGGTAATAAAAGTATCACTAAAGCCAGCCCATTCGGCATCTGTTTTGGTATTGCCGTAATAAACCACATTTATTTGAGCCCAGTAAATGGCGCTGGTACACATGGGGCAAGGCTCGCAACTGGTGTACATAATACAACCTTCTAAATCGGGCGATTTTAAGGCCTGGCAAGCCGCACGAATGGCATTAACCTCGGCATGAGCAGTCGGGTCGTTTGAGCTGGTTACCGTATTGCCTTCACACGCTATAACTTTGCCATTTTTTACAATAATCGCCCCAAACGGGCCGCCCAAATTGGTTTTCAGATTATCGGAAGAACATTTGACAGCCATATTCATAAACTTTAAATGCTCCGCATTAACTTCGGTATTCCTCATTCGCTGTATTTTGAATTTTCTTTCCCAACAAACACCGGTATAACGTTATTAGTTTTACATTAATTAAAATCAGCAAAAAAGGCGTCCGTAAATGGGCGCCCTTTCAAAACAAGCCGATAAAAGTCGATAGTTGTGCAACAATCAGCTATTTTCGGGCACGGTATCCAACCACTTCAATATCGCTTTCACGGTATCCTCGTAAAATAGCTTGTAAGTATTTTCTGTTACATAAC
Proteins encoded in this window:
- a CDS encoding nucleoside deaminase yields the protein MRNTEVNAEHLKFMNMAVKCSSDNLKTNLGGPFGAIIVKNGKVIACEGNTVTSSNDPTAHAEVNAIRAACQALKSPDLEGCIMYTSCEPCPMCTSAIYWAQINVVYYGNTKTDAEWAGFSDTFITEELAKPLTGRKVQFKRIGASDAIRVFEQWMQKTDDEKDATKKGTL